The genomic DNA TACTGAAATCTATTGTATAATTATTTAAATTTTCCATGTCATTCCATTTTCTAATTACCTTTTTTTTACTATCAAACTTATAAAATGAAGGTGCATAATTATTTATCATTTCTAAAACTAATTTAATTCCTTTATCTTCAATTACATAAGGTATAGAGGTATGAGAGGTTGTTGAATGATGTTTTATTATTGCAGAAGCAAGTACCCCTGCTATAATATTGAATTCATTATCTTCCTGTATGACATCTTCCAAAATGGCAAAGGTTACTACAGCTCCAATTCCGGAATGTGGTGGCAGTTTTTCGAGCAATTTGTCTTTCGTGGGATTAAAATCGGTGTGAGCAAGTATTTCTCCCTCGTTATAATTTCCTTTTGATTTCTGGAAATCTATGGCAATTTTTTGCCATTCTTTGTTCAATTTTCCATAATCATGCATTATCATCATAAATTTAATCATTTCGTCAATGTCGGTTGTAAAATGATGCTTGTCCCACAATTTAGATAGTGGATAATAAATTTTGTCTATAAAATTAGTTTCGTAAATTTTTATCATATTAGAGATATGCTTTTCATAGGTTTCCTTTTTGTATCCGAATAATCCCTTTTTTTCTGTTTCTTGAGGACTTGATTCTATTGTTGTTTTGCCCTTTAAAAGGAAGTTTAATCCAAGCTCGGCGTTGTAATTAACATATTCGGGATTAAGAACAACTCTCGGATACAATTTTATATCTGCTATTAGAATTTCACTCATCATTAACTTCGTAATTTCAAAATCATCAATGATATTGCTTTCTTCTATCACAGATACGAGAGGCTCTTCTTCATCTTCATATTGCTCTGCCATCATTTTCAATTTGCTTTCAAGCGTATGTGGATTTATAGAGACAGCATCATAGTTGTACATAGAATGAATGGTATTAGGTTTTCTCAAGAAAACCACATTTACAGAGTTAACATCTCTTATCAAATCTCTTCCCACTGATTTGTCATTTTCTTTCCATGCCCTTGTTATTCGTGAGAAATCAAGATTTTCTGCATTCTCTATTTCTTTAATTTCTTTATCAGAAAGAACTGCATTTACTATTTTCTCGCCTGTAGCATAATCTAATGAGTTTTCTTTTCTCAATTCTTTTATTGTATCTAAACAGAGACTTTTCTCATATGGTAGGTACGACTTCTTCCCATTTTTATTTTCTTGCACATCATAAATGAATATTCTTCCCTTTTCATTTTTAAACCTTGCACACCTACCTGCGCGTTGTAAAAAAGAATTAATGGGAGAGATTTCTGTATGCAGTGTATCACAGCTAATATCCAATCCTACTTCTATAACCTGAGTTGAGATTAAAATTGCTTCTTTATCAGGATCAGAATCTTTACCAAAAATATTGATAATTTTCTTCTCTTTAGATATCCTATCTTTTTTGAAAAACCTTGAATGTATACAAATGATATCTATATCAGTTTCCTTTTTAAGTTCAAGGTATAACTTTTGTGTTCTCTCTACGGTATTACAAATGACAATGGTTTTCTTTTTATGTTCTCTTAATATATCATTCACATATAGAGGTCTATTTTTAACTTCAATATTCTTTTCATTTTTAAGGTTTGAGATAGAATTGAATTCATCGTCATCAAGAATAACCGAATCCGTCTCCAAAAAATTATTAACTCCTTTAACAGAACCATTGGAAATTGTAGCAGTCATAATACAAAACCGGGATAATTGTTTTAACCTTTTCAGAATATTTAAAGATGTTGTTAATGACCTTGAAGGATCAAGCAAGTGAAATTCATCAAATATCAAGTAAGAACCAATAATAGCACCAGCATTTATGTTAGCTTGCCTTTTTGAAAGAGAATATGGAAATCCGAGGATAGAACTCAGAGTCTGGTCAATTGTAGTGAAAATTATATCTGATTCTAAAAACTTATCATTCGGAAACTCACCTGTTTGCAATGAAACTTTCAATCCCATTTTTTTAATAATGTCATTTTGCGAAACTTCATTATAAAGACTATTTGCCAGTGTTCGTAAGGGAAGCGAATAAATAAGTTTTTTGGGGGCAACACCTCCTTCTCCAACAATATAGATAAATGGAAGAATAGAAGCCCAAGTTTTCCCTGCTCCAGTTGGTGCTTTTAGTAAAATATTACTCTCATCTAAGTAGGTTTTAAATAATCTTTTTTGAAATTCGTATGGTTTAGATTCTGTCGTTTTTTCGAAAAACTCTGAATAATTATTCATATATCCCTGCATCCACAAACGGATTCCCTGTTAGGACAAAGTAACTCTCGTTTAAGGTTGCTTGTCCTTTGCTTCCCCCTTTTCCTCCTGCAAGCAATTTTCGCCCCCTTTCAAAATTTGCAAACTATCTAAAAACTAAAATTTCTTATCCCTGAATGGCTCCCACATACCAAAACCTTCAGGATTTTTTCCACCTAATCCAGCATCATAAGTAATTTTTATAAGTTCTGGGTTTCCTTCCAACTTAAAAACGCCTGTCCATCCATCTATGCGCGTATTTTTGAAGTAAACCACGGCACGGTTGCGCCGCTCTTCAAAATAAAGAGGAGTAAGCTGTAGATTTCCTTCAATATCATTGCTGTACGCTGTTTTGTATTTCTTTTTTGCATTTTTTGTAATAAGCTCAGAAAATTCTTTTTCATATGGCGAATAGTAGTATGTTTTAATATTTTCATCGCTTGTTTTCATTGTGCTGTACATTGTCATAGGTGAAAGCATTTTTATGTTCATCTTATTTTCGAACTTTGGAGGAGCAAGAACTTCAATAGACACAACAAAGATGTTTTGGTTTAAAAGAGATGATTGTGGGATAGATATGGCTCTGCTTCCCATATCTTCAACAACAAAATTCTTAACAGAGGAAAAGTAGAAATTAATAGCATTTTCAAAAAAGAGAGCTTCTTCGGTATCTGTTTTTTTGTGTGAATAAAAAGCAGTAGCGTTCTTGATATTTAGGTCTTTTTTTAACCTTTTTAACTGATTACCAGTGACTCGTTGTCCTTTTTTTAGGATGCGCGAAAATGTAAACAGTTTAAAACGGCGTTTGTCCAGAATAAAGCCTTCGTTGTGCAGTGCTTCTGATACTTCTTTTGAAAATGTGTGATAAATTAAAGATTCAATATAATAGTTATAGTGAATTGGTAAGAGTAATCCTTTTTTTCTTGACTCATAAGTTATTTTTATTCTCATGATCTTTATTGATATATTACAAGGAAAATATTTAAAAGTCAAGTATTTTTATAAGTTACATACATTTGAGACTCCGGATAATGTTTTACATTTGTTCGGTGGTATATCCTACCATGCATTTTAGGTTTTATTTAGGAAAAAAGACGGAATAAAATAAAGTCAGGCAGATAAGTTTTTTGCTTCTATTTTTGATCTGCAATCAAGTAATATTATTTTAGTTTATCATTTCTAATATAAATATCAGAATTATTACTCCGTGATTTTATTTTTCTCCTCATACATTCTCTGGTCGGCAATACTTATCAATTTGTCTATTGTTTTCGGTTTATTAGGAAGATATTCGGAGAATCCCATACTGAATTTTATCTGATAACCCTTTTTTATGCTTTTATTGAGTCGAGACAAATTCTTTTCCAAACGGTTTCTTATCAAAGAAGCTTCTTTTAGAGAATTATCCGGGAATATCAATAAAAATTCATCCCCTCCCATTCGACAGATAATATCGACATCTCTTAGAGTGGATTTAAATAATTCGACAGATTCTTTCAAGACCTTATCTCCTTCTTCATGACCATAAGTATCATTTATAGACTTAAATTTATCTATATCCAGAAAAGCCAATAATATAGGAGATTTGCTACGTTGGGATAGTTTAATCTGTCTATCAAGCAATTCCAGTCCATATCTTCGATTGTAACACCCGGTTAATGAATCAATACGAGCTAGTTTTTCCAGTTTTTTTTCTATTTTTTTCCTCTTACTTATATCTATCTCTAAATCCCTGGTCCTCTCTTCCACCTTTTTTTCCAGATTTCTACTGTATTCTTCCAGCTCTTCTCTGGATTTTTTCAGACTAACAGTCATCTCGTCAAAGGCTCGGGATAACTGTCCTACTTCATCAGAGGAGGAGATACCTACTTTAATATCTAAGTTTCCTTTGATTATCTCTTCAGTACCTTCATGTAATTTTCTAAGTGGTCCGGTGATAGTTCTTGAGATAAAACTGGAGATAAATAGAGCAATAAATAGAATGATAGCAAACATCAAAAGGAGGCTTTTAGTCAATTTAGTGACTGGAGCAAAGACCTCTTGGGTATCTATTTCGGCAACCAAGCACCAGCCCATCTCCGGGATATGGGTATGCATACTTAAGACTTCTATTCCTCGATAATCCTTAATGATATCTATCTCATCTTCCGGGGGAGTATTAGAGGGCTCGGTAGGATTTGCTTCTTCTGTAGGTGTATGTATTAGGTCAACTTTCTGTTTGAGGATGACCTCATCGATAAAGCGGGAAGGGGTAATCATGTAACCATCTTTATTTACCAGATAAACTTCTCCGGTCTCTCCTAAGCCGGTGCGGTCGGTGGTTATCTTAAATAATTCTTTGTCAGCATCAAAATTTATTACCATAACTCCGGCAAACTGGTTATTTAGTAAAATGGGGGCAGATATACTTAAAACATATTTATGGGTAAATGAGGACAAGTGTAAGTCACCAATAAAGACTCCTTCTTTTCCCTTTAAGAAGATTTCATGAGTACTTTTATCTATTCCTATATCTTCATGGCTGGAGGCAATTACAATACCCTCTTTATCTAAAATCCTGATCCGGGATATTTCATGGTGTGATTCGATAATACTTTTAATCCTTCGGTTAACCTGTTCTATTCTCCAGGCATGATCAATGCTTTCATCTACGGCATTTCGGAAAGGAATCCCGGTTGCTACCATTTTAGTAAGTTCTTCATATTGACCTAATAATGTTTCAATATGCTTTGCTCTGGATTGAGTAGCGGTAATCAGATTATTGGTGATTTGTTGTTTGATAATATTGGTGGATATATTTCTACTAATTAAAATACTGGTTATACTTAAAACTGTTAAAAGTAATAAAATGATTATTTGAAATTTTCTCTGAATTTTCATTATTCTTCTCCTCTCCTTTCCTTTAATGCCTAAACACAGTTTTGGGGTCAGGCCTCGCGATATCACTTTTTTCTTCCCACATGACCCCATTTCCTTTCTTTGCATTTTCTTTTAATAAATTAGCCACTTCCAGAGAGGTATAAATTTGATACCATTTTCTTCCTTCTTCAAGTCCTCGGTTAATAAAATTAAATTTTTTACATTTTGAAATTCCTGCTTAAATTTTTTATTTC from Caldisericota bacterium includes the following:
- the cas6 gene encoding CRISPR-associated endoribonuclease Cas6, which encodes MRIKITYESRKKGLLLPIHYNYYIESLIYHTFSKEVSEALHNEGFILDKRRFKLFTFSRILKKGQRVTGNQLKRLKKDLNIKNATAFYSHKKTDTEEALFFENAINFYFSSVKNFVVEDMGSRAISIPQSSLLNQNIFVVSIEVLAPPKFENKMNIKMLSPMTMYSTMKTSDENIKTYYYSPYEKEFSELITKNAKKKYKTAYSNDIEGNLQLTPLYFEERRNRAVVYFKNTRIDGWTGVFKLEGNPELIKITYDAGLGGKNPEGFGMWEPFRDKKF
- the cas3 gene encoding CRISPR-associated helicase Cas3', which codes for MNNYSEFFEKTTESKPYEFQKRLFKTYLDESNILLKAPTGAGKTWASILPFIYIVGEGGVAPKKLIYSLPLRTLANSLYNEVSQNDIIKKMGLKVSLQTGEFPNDKFLESDIIFTTIDQTLSSILGFPYSLSKRQANINAGAIIGSYLIFDEFHLLDPSRSLTTSLNILKRLKQLSRFCIMTATISNGSVKGVNNFLETDSVILDDDEFNSISNLKNEKNIEVKNRPLYVNDILREHKKKTIVICNTVERTQKLYLELKKETDIDIICIHSRFFKKDRISKEKKIINIFGKDSDPDKEAILISTQVIEVGLDISCDTLHTEISPINSFLQRAGRCARFKNEKGRIFIYDVQENKNGKKSYLPYEKSLCLDTIKELRKENSLDYATGEKIVNAVLSDKEIKEIENAENLDFSRITRAWKENDKSVGRDLIRDVNSVNVVFLRKPNTIHSMYNYDAVSINPHTLESKLKMMAEQYEDEEEPLVSVIEESNIIDDFEITKLMMSEILIADIKLYPRVVLNPEYVNYNAELGLNFLLKGKTTIESSPQETEKKGLFGYKKETYEKHISNMIKIYETNFIDKIYYPLSKLWDKHHFTTDIDEMIKFMMIMHDYGKLNKEWQKIAIDFQKSKGNYNEGEILAHTDFNPTKDKLLEKLPPHSGIGAVVTFAILEDVIQEDNEFNIIAGVLASAIIKHHSTTSHTSIPYVIEDKGIKLVLEMINNYAPSFYKFDSKKKVIRKWNDMENLNNYTIDFSNPDEVFLYFILVRILRLCDQKSIIEED
- a CDS encoding diguanylate cyclase: MKIQRKFQIIILLLLTVLSITSILISRNISTNIIKQQITNNLITATQSRAKHIETLLGQYEELTKMVATGIPFRNAVDESIDHAWRIEQVNRRIKSIIESHHEISRIRILDKEGIVIASSHEDIGIDKSTHEIFLKGKEGVFIGDLHLSSFTHKYVLSISAPILLNNQFAGVMVINFDADKELFKITTDRTGLGETGEVYLVNKDGYMITPSRFIDEVILKQKVDLIHTPTEEANPTEPSNTPPEDEIDIIKDYRGIEVLSMHTHIPEMGWCLVAEIDTQEVFAPVTKLTKSLLLMFAIILFIALFISSFISRTITGPLRKLHEGTEEIIKGNLDIKVGISSSDEVGQLSRAFDEMTVSLKKSREELEEYSRNLEKKVEERTRDLEIDISKRKKIEKKLEKLARIDSLTGCYNRRYGLELLDRQIKLSQRSKSPILLAFLDIDKFKSINDTYGHEEGDKVLKESVELFKSTLRDVDIICRMGGDEFLLIFPDNSLKEASLIRNRLEKNLSRLNKSIKKGYQIKFSMGFSEYLPNKPKTIDKLISIADQRMYEEKNKITE